A region of the Gallaecimonas mangrovi genome:
ATTATTGATAATGGCTTGAAAATGGACCAAGGCGTCCCCAATTTTCTTTCAAGCCCTTTTAAGGAGGCCTCATGTTCGGCCGACTCTTTCTGCTTTTTCTGATAGTGCCTTTTATCGAGATCACCTTATTGATCAAGCTAGGCGGCATTATCGGTGTGGTACCCACCGTCGCTCTGATGATCATTACCGCCGTGGTGGGGGCCAAGTTGGTACGCCAGGCCGGTTTTGCCACCTGGACCCAAGCCCAGCAGCGCATGGCCAATGGCGAAATGCCCGGCCAGCAAATTTGTGAAGGTTTGGTGTTATTGATTGCCGGCGTCTTGTTGATGACCCCGGGCCTACTGACTGATATCGCCGGTATCGTGCTGCTGCTGCCTAATGTGCGGCGAAAGTTGGCGGCGCAATTAGGCAAACGCATGGTGGTGCAAACCGTGGGTGGCGCCCAGGGCCCATTTAATGGTGGCGGCCAAGAGCCGCCACATTACCGCCAGAACCACACCATTGATGGTGAGTTTGAGCGTAAAGACTAAAAAATTTTCATCGCCCTCTTGGAAAGCCTGTAAAGGCGCCCCATATAGGGAGCAACAACGATTTGGGCCATGACGGCCCCTTTATATAAAACGTTCAGACTTAAACGTTTAGGAGACTTTCAGATGAAACTGCGTCCGTTACATGACCGCGTCATCGTCAAGCGCATTGAAGTTGAAGCCAAATCCGCTGGCGGTATCGTACTGACTGGCTCTGCTGCTGAAAAATCTACTCGCGGCGAAGTGCTGGCAGTAGGTCAGGGCCGAGTACTGGATAACGGGGAAGTAAAACCCCTGGATGTGAAAGTAGGCGACAAGGTTATTTTCAACGATGGCTACGGTGTTAAAGCCGAGAAGCTCGACGGCGAAGAAGTGCTGATCATGAGCGAAGCCGACATCCTGGCGATTGTCGAAGGTTAATCAACCGGTTCAACCCGTTTTTTAGAGGATTTAGAAAATGGCAGCAAAAGACGTCAAATTTGGTAATGACGCCCGCACCAAAATGCTCAAGGGTGTAAACATCCTGGCTGACGCGGTAAAAGTTACACTCGGCCCTAAAGGCCGCAACGTGGTTCTGGACAAGTCGTTCGGTGCCCCTCTTATCACCAAAGACGGTGTGTCTGTCGCCAAAGAAATCGAGCTTGAAGACAAGTTCGAAAACATGGGCGCGCAAATGGTTAAGGAAGTTGCTTCCAAAGCCAATGACGAAGCCGGTGACGGTACCACCACTGCCACCGTACTGGCGCAAGCCATTGTTAACGAAGGCCTCAAAGCCGTTGCCGCTGGCATGAACCCTATGGACTTGAAACGCGGTATCGACAAAGCCGTTATCAAAGCCGTAGAAGAACTCAAAGCCCTGTCTGTGCCTTGCTCTGACTCCAAAGCCATTGCCCAGGTAGGTACTATCTCTGCTAACGCCGATGAAACCATCGGTAACATCCTGGCCGAAGCCATGGATAAAGTGGGCAAAGAAGGCGTTATCACCGTTGAAGAAGGCCAAGGCCTGCAAGACGAGCTGGACGTTGTTGAAGGCATGCAGTTTGACCGCGGTTACCTGTCTCCTTACTTCATCAACAACCCTGACAACGGCAGCGTAGAGCTGGACAGTCCCTTCATTCTGTTGGTTGACAAAAAAATCTCCAACATCCGTGAAATGCTGCCAACCCTCGAAGGCGTTGCCAAGTCTGGCAAACCGCTGCTGGTTATCGCCGAAGACGTAGAAGGCGAAGCCCTGGCTACCTTGGTTGTTAACACCATGCGCGGCATCGTTAAAGTTGCTGCGGTTAAAGCCCCAGGCTTTGGCGACCGTCGTAAAGCCATGCTGCAAGACATCGCTATTTTGACCGGTGGTACCGTTATCTCTGAAGAGATTGGTATGGAACTGGAAAAAGCCGGCCTTGAAGAGCTGGGCCAAGCCAAGCGTGTGGTTATCACCAAAGACGAAACTACTATCATCGACGGTATTGGTGAAGCGGCTGCTATCGACGCTCGCGTTAAGCAAATCCGTGCCCAAATCGAAGAATCTTCTTCTGATTACGACAAAGAAAAACTGCAAGAGCGCGTAGCCAAACTGGCTGGCGGTGTTGCCGTTATCAAAGTCGGTGCCGCTACCGAAGTGGAAATGAAAGAGAAGAAAGCCCGCGTTGAAGATGCCCTGCACGCTACCCGCGCTGCTGTGGAAGAAGGCGTAGTACCTGGTGGTGGTGTTGCCCTGGTGCGTGTTGCTTCTAAAGTAACCGACCTGACCGGTGACAACGAAGACCAAAACCACGGTATTAAAATCGCCCTGCGTGCGATGGAAGCGCCGCTGCGCCAAATCGTCTCTAACGCGGGTGGTGAAGCCTCTGTTATCGCTGCCAAAATCAAAGAAGGCACCGCCAACTTTGGTTACAACGCCGGTAACGATACCTACGGCGACATGCTGGAAATGGGCATCCTTGACCCAACCAAAGTTACCCGTAGCGCCCTGCAGTTTGCCTCTTCTGTGGCCGGTCTGATGATCACCACCGAAGCCATGGTTACTGACAAGCCAGCGAAAAATGACGCCCCTGCCGCAGCCCCAGATATGGGCGGCATGGGTGGTATGGGCGGCATGATGTAAATCACCCCCGTGCAAAAAACCCCGCTTCGGCGGGGTTTTTTATTGTTTATTAGTCGAGGCGCTAATCTGCTACAGGCTTATACCCCTTATATTTTTTGCTATAAAAAGCCTTTAAGGTCAAAAAAATGGCAAAAAATATAAAGGCAAATTAGTAAGTGTGTTAATTTTCACTGCCTTCTGTAGTTAAAGGAATGATGTAGTGAAAAGGGAAGTATTTCTGTTGGCTTTAACGCTTTTTCTTAGTGCTTGTGGTGGTGGTGGTGATTCGGCTACTTCTGGCTCAGCTGACACCGGTGCCTCAGGTGATTCATCCAGTGATACCGGTGACTCGGGGGATACAACTACAACCGGTAAGCCACTTATTCTCGATACCCTTATTCAAGGTGCCTGCTATAACAGAACTGCTTTTAGCGGCGCGACTGTCGTTGCGCAAGACAGCACCGGCGCCGTGATAGAGCAGTATCAAACCGACAGTGATGGCCACCTTGATGTTACTGTTCCTGATGAAACAAGCAGCGTTTCGGTTGTTATGTCCACTGAGTCCGACGGAAACACCTCACTTAATATCAAAACCTATCTGGACTTTCCCGGTGGCGATCTAGGTAATTTTATTGTCTCTGAATATGACCCTGGTGCTGACTGCGGTTGTAGTAGTTATGGTTTTGATATTCAGAGCTTATTGACCAACGATGCAGGGGCTACCTTAAAGCTCGGCGCAACCGCTATTGCCTTGGTTTCAGGTCAAAGCAGTACTGTTACTGTGGAGCATTGTGCCGACGAAGGTGATGACTTTGATATGCAACTCATTGCTGCTGATGGTACTAGCGCCAAGGCGGCGGTCATAGATATCAGTAAGGTAAATTCAGTCACAACCCTAACTGACAGTAGCTTTGACGCGACAGGTTTGGCAGTCGACATTGATAATAGCGATGAGAATGTGACTTACGAAGCTAAAGCATGGCTATCGGATGGTTGGCAATTGAGAAATAGTGGTGCCAACACCCCGCTCTTTATTTATCCGGATGCCGCCGATAATAGTGCCGTATTGGCTTATTACGATTGGAATGGCTCGCTCAATAATTATCAATACCAAGGTGAAGTTGGTTATAAGGATAATGTTGAGAATGACGATCCTACTGTTTCCTCGACTCTGCCTGGGACTGATAACCAAGCACTATTGGATACCGCCTCTGCATTTATCGATGCTTTAGATAACGGCCGTATTAATAATAGTAGTTACGATTTGTCAGATGTTGATATGCGTATGAACAACATGAGTATCTTCATGGTAGGAATGGCTACCAATGTTTCTGTAAGTTGGGATATTGAAGGGCCCGTTTCAGGTACTATTCCTACGTTGCAGTTTCCGGATGATATAGAAAGTCAATTATCGACAGTGAACTATAAGGGCTATGAGTTTGAGTTGACATTATTTGGCTTTGATGAATCTCTTAGCTGGGCCGACTATCTTAGCGAACGTATTGAGCAAACGCGGACACCGAGCCTTATTGCAACGGATAGCCGTTTTGCGCATTATCGATTTATGGGGCTTTATGGAACTCCCCAGTAATAAAAAAACCCTGCTTCGGCGGGGTTTTTTATTGTTTGCACCATTCTCATAACGCCTATTATGGGAACTGCTTTTTCCCTTTCTAAAGAGCCTTTTATCTGTGGTCAGGGGCGCGGACCGCTACAGATGTTGCTAGCCATGGCCGTTTGCAATTAACACCGGTCATTAAACCCTTAACCTGTCTTTAGATAGTCATTATTTGTGCATAAGCTGAGCGTAGATAAGGCTAAAAGCGTGGGGCAGCGTGGGGGAGAAGGTGCAACTGATGTTGGTCGCAGAGTTTGAATCGGCTTTAGACAATGGTTTTAAACCGCCCTTAGAAATCGTCGCAACGGAGATGGTGATTTTTCTGGTGCGCGTGCGCATTGGCGAGCAACTGCTGTGGCTAAAGGAGAACGATGGCAGCCTGCTGCGTTTTACCTCCTCCCAGCAGGCGTGCCGCTGGCTGTGGGACCGCGGGGTGCGCGAAGCCACCTTGGTCACGCAAGGCTATTGGGATGCCGAAGTCGGTGGTGGCTCTGATCCTGGCATTCGCCACCCTCTGCTTTTTAAAGAGCGGCCATAAAACCGCCATTTTCGCCAGCCTCTTGATAAGGTAGGGTGAGCTAAAAAGCCGCATTGGGGTTTTATGATTGATTTTACTAATAAACTCTCCACAACCCGCTTTTATGACGTCGACAGCGATCAAGTGAATCACGGCCGTAAGCCGGCCTTGTCGCAATACGAAAGTGACCGTGGCCGCATCATCAATTCGGCAGCGGTGCGCCGCTTGCAACAAAAGACCCAGGTCTTTCCCCTTGAGCGCAACTCGGCGGTACGCAGCCGTTTAACCCACTCCTTGGAAGTGCAGCAAGTTGGCCGCTTTATCGTCCAAACCATTTTTAAAAAGCTTGGTAAAGATGCCACTGCCAATTACGGCCTGCAGGGCTTAGAGCGCCACTTGGAAAGCTTGGTAGAAATGGCCTGCTTGATGCACGACATCGGTAATCCGCCCTTTGGGCATTTCGGTGAACAGGCTATCAACGACTGGTTTAAAAAGAACCTTGATAGCAGTTTGCCGACGACCGATGGCAAACCACTGCTGTTAAGCGGCGCTCTGGTTCGCGACCTTTGCGGCTTTGAAGGTAATGCCCAGGGCATTCGCTTGGTGCATAGCCTTTTGAATTTGAACCTTACCTTCACCCAAATCGCCGGCATCCTTAAATACACCCGCTGCGGTACCGAGCCTAAGCCCGAGGCGAATTATCTTCAGAAAAAAGTAGGCTTTTATTTCAGCGAAGCCGCCTTTGTCGGCCAGCTTTGCCAGCATTTGCAAATGGGGGCAGGCTGTCGTCACCCGGTGTCTTACATCATGGAAGCGGCGGACGACATTTCCTACTGCATTGCAGATTTAGAAGACGCGGTGGAAAAGGGGATTTTAGATCTCGACAAGTTAATTGCCGCCTTTACCGAGGAGTTTCAAAGCCTTTGCGCTGAATACCGTTTATCGATGGATTGGCCAGAGGCCTATCAGCTGCCCAGCAAATTAGTAAAGGCGCAGAATAAGGCTCAGCGTTTTGATGCCATTGGTACCGGCCAGTTCTTTATCGACTTTCGGCTGATGGTGCTGCACCCCTTGGTGGACTATGCGGCTGAGCGTTTTATTGAGCATATCGACGCTGTCTATCACGGCCAATTCAACCAAGCCCTCTTGGAAGACAGCAGCTATGCCCATGCTGTGGCGCAGAGTCTAAAGAATGTCGCTTTTAAATATGCCTTCTGCGACAAGGAAGTGGAGGCCAGAGAGCTGCAAGGCTACCGGGTTATTGCTGGGCTTTTGGATATTTACCAGCCGTTATTAAGCAAATCTCGCCAGCAATTTGACCGGATCATGACCCAGCACAAAGACGCGCCGCTGCTGGAGAAGCGATTATTTAAAAAGTTGTCCGGGAAGCATATCCACGCCTACAACAAAGCGGTTGTTGGCCAAGATGATGCTACCGAGTTTTATTATCGCTGCCGGCTTTTACAAGATTACATCAGTGGCATGACCGACCAATTCGCATATGACGAATACCGGGCCTTGATGGTCAGTGATAAATAGCCGCCGCTACTGCTGGAGCTTACCTCATGTTTATTTTATCGCTGACATACCAAAAACCGCTGGCAGAGGTAGACCAGTTTGTTGATGCCCATCGCGCTTGGCTAAAAGCGGGTTATAAAAGAGGCTTTGTGCTGGCTTCTGGCCCGAAAAAGCCGCGCGATGGTGGGGTGATCCTCTGCCGGTTAGTAGATAGAGAGGCGGTTGAGGCGTTCTACCACAACGACCCTTTTTTTAAAGAAGGTATCGCCCAATATGAGGTGATGGAATTTAGTGCCAATATGGCCGGCCTTGGCCTGAATGCCTTATTGGACTAAGGGCTAACCTTCGGCTTTGGCCCGCGAAAACAGGCGCTTTATGCCGCCCTTTTTACAAAGAAGCCCTGATTGCCACGCTCAGGGCTTTTTCGTTCTCAAGGGGCCAAAATGCTTTACAACACTAGACAGCACCACGCCATTACCGGACACTGCGCCTTTTCACGGTTGGGAAAGCGGTTATGGCGTTAGGTGCCACCATCTATAAAGCACAGGTCAATATCAGTGACCTAGAGCGTCATTACTACGGCGACCATGCCTTAACCCTGGCCTGCCATCCCTCAGAAACCGAGCTGCGGCTGATGGTGCGGTTACTGACTTTTATTGCCTATGCTGATGAAAACCTCTCTTTTACCAAAGGGCTTTCGACCGACGACGAGCCCGACCTTTGGTTAAAAGCCGCTGATGGCCGTATTTTGCTATGGATTGAGCTGGGTGAGCCCAGCGTAAAACGCATTAAACAGGGCCTGTCTCGCAGCGAAAGGGTATTGGTATGCAGCTATGGTGCCCGCAGCGCCGAGCAATGGTGGAAGCAGTTTGGCGATGAAATCAAAGGCTTGAAGCGGCTTGAGGTGTTGAATCTGGGCTTTGAACAGCTGCCACGCCTAGAAGCGTTTGCCCAGCGTAATATGACCCTGAGCGCGACGTTTATGGAAGGTGCTTGGTTACTGACTGACGGTGAGCGTTCCGACGAGTTTCATTTTGAACGCTGGCTGTAATGATAAAAAAGCCCGCCGTAAGGCGGGCTTTTTTATCGCTCAAAACAGTTAAAAGCTGAGCTTAAAATTCACCCTAACGTTGCGGCCGGGTTGGCTATAACGGTCAAGGTTGGTACTGCTGTCGCTGAGGGTGCGAATTTGGTTCCAAAGCCAGTATTTTTTGTCCAACAGGTTAAAGACACCCACTGACAACTTCAGGTTAGCCATCGGTTTGTAGTAAGCCGTGGTATCGAGCACCGTAAAGCTGGGGGTGGCCAGCCACTGGCTGCTGCTGGTGATGTCGCTTTGGCGTTTAGCGGCGGTCCAGGTGGCGTGTAGGCTGCTACCCCAATCACTGCCGGGAGCGTCGTATTGTACGCCCGCCACTATGGTCATCGGTGAGATACTGTCTAGCGGCATGTTCTTGGTAACGTTGCCACTGGCATCTTCATAACTGCTGTAGCTGCCATCGGCGTAGGCAGCCGATGCACTTAGCACAATGCCACGGGTTAACTGACTGCTCAGCACCGATGCCAATTCCAGCTCGCCACTGAGCTCCACCCCTTTAATTTCCACACCGTTGAGGTTCACAGTTGTAAATTCCCCAGTGGGATATTCAGTGCTGGCACCCAATGAATATTGCTGCTGGATGAAATTGCGGTATTTATTGTCGTAGACCGCCAGTTGCGCATAGCCGTAGCGCCCAGCCATGCGCAGCCCTAGCTCGGCGAAGGTGCTTTCTTCCGGTTTGAGATTAGGGTTGGGTTTGATGAGGTAGCCATAGCTATAGCTGCCAAAACTGCCGGAATGCTCGTAGTAGTAGTAGAGGTTTTCAAAGCTCGGTGCCCGAAAGCCGCTGCCATAACGGGCGTACAGCGAATAGACATCGGTCAGCGCCCAGTTCATGCCAAGCTGCGCTGTTAACTTATTGCTTTTATTGGTGCCCCAGTCGGTGGTGACATACTGATCGGCGTCGGCATTGTAGCGGTAGTTGTCGTAACGCAACGCCGGTAGCAGGGTGAAGCTGTCCGTTAGCTGCCAGCTGTCAGACAGATACAAGCCGTAATTATCGCCGGTGGCGTTGGGTGAAAAACGGCTGGTGGTGGTAGTGCCCGAGGCGGTTTCGTGCACCAGATTTTGGTATTTTTGGTAGCGGTAGTTAAGGCCGTAACTCAGCAGATGGTTGCCAAGCTGTTTGCTTAAATCGACTTTCCCTTGCCAGCCTTTTTGCGCATACAAGCGGTTGTATTGGTTGCTGCTAGACGGATTAAGGGTATAGCTCTTGGTGCGGGTCTTTTGGTAATCAACTTGCCATTGCAGTTGGTCGTAAAAGGCGGTTGCCGAGGTACTGACCTGGTAAAGGCCTAAATGGTTGCGGGTAACATCATCTTGCTGAATTTCTGGTTCGTCTGAGCTGCTTTCGGAATAAAGGTCGAAGTCTGACTGGTACTCATAGTGTTCGGCGGTTACACCGAACGCATTTTGGCTGTTGGCATACCAGATAAGTTTGCCTAGCACGTTGTCAGACTGGGTATCACCGGGGTCAACGGCGCCGCGGCTTGAGCCACTGATATCACTGCCGCCACCGTGATTTTCTGTTTCTTGGCCATCGCGGTGGGTATAAATAAGCAACGACTCCACCGCGCCAGTGCGGTTGGCTAGGGTGCCACTTTCGGTGTATTGCTCCGAGTCGCTGCGATAACCGCCTTCCAGGCCGAGGTAGCTGTCGTTACCGTTGCTATCAAGAAAGTCCGCCGGATCTTTGGTTTTAAATGCCACCACACCCCCTAATGCACCGGAGCCCGCGCTAACATCGCCGCCTTTGACAATTTGCATTTGCGATAGCGCGTCAACATCCAAGGTGTTGCGGCCGGCATTTAAGTAGGTGCTTGAGGTTGGGGTATAGGTGTCGGCCATTTCCACGCCGTCTACCAGCACTTTGACCCTATCTCCATCCAAGCCACGAATATTGATGGTGCCAATACCACCGCCACCGCGACTGTTGGGGGTAACGGTTACGCCTGGCTCATAACGCAATACATCACTTAAGTCGGTACTTAGGGTGCGGCTTATTTGCTGGGCGTTGATGGTGGTAACGGCAGTGTCGGGCTTGGCAAGCTGTGCCTTTTGTCCTTGCACCAAAATGTGTTCCAGACCATCGCTTGTCTGGGGGGCTTGGTTGCTGGCCTGTTCGGTAGCCAAGGCTTGGCTGACGGCTAAACTCAGCGCGAAGAGTGCAAACCGTGGGGGGACTTTCATTGCGTGCATTTCCCTGTATTTGGCAAAGTGCAGGCAAGATTACCAATTATTAAATGAGAATCAATATCATTTAATAATTATTCTCATTTGTTATCCCAGTATGGGCTGTTTGTCTTCTTCTGGTCACAAAAAAGCCCTGCTTTTGACAGGGCTCTTGGGATGCATGCTAAACAGCCGCTTATTGCTGGGCCAGCAACGACTCGGCCAAGTCGCCAGGTTCGACTTCCAGGCCTTCAAGGTCGTCGTTCCAGTCGGGGCCAACCAAAATGTCGTCTTCAGCAAGGTTTGGCAGCCACAGTTCAACAAAGTCTGCCAAGCTGACACGTTCTGCTTGGTAGTCATCCCATTGCTCCACACAATGGCGCTGGGCTTCGGCCTTGGAAGACCAGAACGGCATAACTTCGGTGTCTTCAAATTCCGCAGAGTCGCAGATCACCCAGCCTTCTTCGCAGCTCAGGCTCCACAGTTCGCCTGTTTCCTGAATGCGGGCAAGGAAGGTGTCGTAGCTTTTTTGCCATTGGGTCATGGGAGCTGATCCTTTAATGGTGGGACCGCGACATTATCACCTTTATTTGCCGGCCGCGCCCGATTATTTTACGGCCACTCTCTGGCAGCAAGGCTCTGCGCCACCCAAAAAGATAAAGAACAGCTGCAAAAAAACCGGAACAGGGTTCCGGTTTTTGATGCATAAAGCCAGGTTTAAGGGTGAACCAAGTGCCATTTACCACCCTTGCCGTCACCACTGACATCACCAGGCTTTTTGTCTTTTACCCAGTAATAAAGTGGCCAACCTTTATAAGCCCACTGCATAGAGCCGTCTTGGCGTTTGATAACGCTGTAATCACCCTCAGCCATAGCGCCCGCTTTGGCCATTAACGGTGGCCATTTTTCGGCGCACTTACCGTTACAGTTGCTGATGCCTTTTTTATCTTTATCAAAGGTATAGAGTGTCATTCCCTTGGCGTCAGTCAACACTTTACCTTTGGCTGAGTCATGGGTCATAACCGGCACGGCGGCCATGGCCAGCATCGGGGATAAGACCAGGGTTGCGGCCAGTGTGGTTAGCAGTTTCATACCATCTCCTTGTGGTGGACGACATAGTCCAACGCGATTGCATTGTGCTGTCGGCAAGCTATACGGCAAGGTTGCAGAAAATGGATGACAACCAGCCCTACCAGGGGCATTTAAGTGCGCTTTTTGATGAAAATAAGCGGCGATAATCGCCTATTAAAAGCGATATTTTTCAAATAACTAGTTTCTTCCTGTCTGATTTTTAAACACATTGACTGTTGCGCTGCCATTTTATCTTTCCCTGTTGGCGATGATTACGGCACTGGCAATTTAGTCTTGTAATTGGCGAAATAATAATTGCTGTAGGCTGGTCGCGTTGATGAAAAACCTCACACACGCGGAGATAAAAATGATTGATTATCAACTCAGTAATAAAAAAGCCATGGTGACCGGCGGCGCTTCGGGTATTGGTCTGGCTTGTGCTGAGGCGCTGGCGGCCAGCGGCGCCGCTATTGCCCTTTGGGACCTCTCTCAAGACGCCCTTGATACTGCTAAAGCGAAATTGGCTCAATACGATGTGCCCTGTATTACCGTCATTGCTGATGTCAGCGATCCGGCGTCTGTGGATGCTGCCATGCAAGCGACTGTTGCGGGGCTGGGTGGCCTCGACATCGCCGTGAACAATGCCGGTATTGGTGGCGCTGCTGCCAAGTCTGGTGATTACCCCATCGACAGCTGGGATAAGGTGATCGCCGTTAACCTCAGTGGGGTTTTCTATTGCCAGCGCGCAGCCCTGCAAGTGATGACCAAGCAAAAATCCGGCAGCATCATCAATATGGCGTCGGTGTTGGGGCAAGTAGGTATTGCCTTGTCGTCGGCTTACGTTGCCGCAAAACACGGCGTGGTAGGGATGACCAAGTCCGCCGCATTAGAACATGCCGAAGATGGCGTGCGCATTAACTCGGTGGGGCCGGCATTTATTCATACGCCACTGGTGGATAAAACCCTGTCGCCAGAGGCGCAAGACTTTTTGGCGAGCAAGCATGCCATGGGCCGGCTTGGCCAACCGCAAGAAATTGGCCAGTTGGTGGCTTGGTTGGCCAGTGACGCCGCCTCGTTTGCAACCGGTACTTATTACGCTGTTGATGGCGGCTATCTCGCCAGCTAAATAACCACCTCCGACGCTTGCAACAGTGCCGCTAACCAATCCACAAAGTGCTTTACCCTGCTACTGTGATGGCGTTTTTGCGGGTACAAGATGGCTAGCGGCATGGCGTTGGGGGGAAAGTCGGCCAGCACTTCGGTGAGCTGGCCGTTTTGGATCTGCGCTTTCACGTCGTAAAGGGGCGCTTGCACTAAACCAAACCCTGCCAAGGCTGCCGCCATGTAGGCGTCAGCGCCGTTAGTCACTAACGGATGCGCCAGCATCACCTCTTCATATTTGCCATTTACCTTAAATTCCAAGGCTTCAATACGGCCGCTTGAGGGCAGGGCATAACCCACCATTTGCTGCCCAGCCAAGGCTTTGGGGTGCTGTGGCGTGCCAAATTGGGCTAAATAGGCGGGGCTTGCCAGGGTAACCAGCGGCATTTTCCCGAGCCGTTTGGCAATCAGGCTGCTGTCTTGCAGCTCGCCCGCCCGCAGCACTGCATCAACGCCTTCTTTAACAAGGTCGATGGGTTTATCGGAAATGCTCAAATGCAATTGGATGTCGGGATAGCGCTGATGAAAGTCACTGAGGGCTGGCACCACCACTAGCCTTGCCAGGCGGCTGGGTAAATCAATACGCAATAAGCCCCCCACGCTTTCTTGAGGCCCGAACAGGTTTTCCAGTTCATCCCACTCTGCCAGCAGTTGCCGCGCCTTGGCCAAAAACAACTCGCCTTCGTTAGTCAGGCTGACCTGCCGGGTGGTACGCAGCAGTAGCTGGGTTTGAATTTGCCCTTCCAGGCGCTGAATAGCTTGTGTCACCGTCGAGCGCGGCAAGTTTAAGCTGGCGGCCGCCTGGGTAAAACTGCGGCTTTCACTGACCCGCTGAAAAATGGCTAAGGTACGCAGTCTGTCCATATTGTTCGTAAATCCCAAACAGTAAAACTGTATTGAGTGTATTTATCGTGAAGCCAAAAACAAAGATGCTGTGGTTAATCAGCAGTGGAGGTTGAGATGAAAACACGTCAATTAGGGCAAAATGGCCCACAGGTGAGCGCTCTGGCACTGGGCTGCATGGGAATGAGTGAGTTTTATGGAAGCCGCGATGATGGCGAGTCACTGGCAACCTTGGATCTTGCCTTGGAAAAAGGCCTGAATTTTTGGGACACCGCCGATATTTACGGCCCACACAACAACGAAAAGTTACTGGCGACCGCCCTAAAAGGCCGCCGTGACCAGGTTTTTTTAGCCAGCAAATTTGGCATTGTGCGTGACGCCAATGACGCTAAAAAAAGAGGCGTTAACGGTCGTCCTGAGTACGTTAAAAGCGCCATTGAAGGCAGCCTTAAACGCCTGGGCACTGAGCATCTGGACCTTTACTATCAGCACCGCATGGACCCAGATGTCCCGGTAGAAGAAACTGTCGGCGCCATGGCGGACTTGGTCAAAGAAGGCAAGGTGCGCTTTTTGGGGTTAAGCGAAGTGGATGCCCAAACCCTGGCCCGAGCCCACAAGGAGCACCCCATTAGCGCCGTGCAAAGTGAATATTCTTTGTGGACCCGCGACCCGGAAAAATCGGTATTGGCGAGCTGCCAACAGCTTGGGGTGGCCTTTGTGGCATACAGCCCCTTGGGCCGCGGCTTCTTAAGTGGCGCCATTCGTAGTATTGACGATTTTGAAGCCGACGATTTTCGCCGTTTTAACCCGCGTTTTCAGGGCGAGAATTTTCAGCGTAACCTCGCGTTGGTGGATGCGGTCAATGATTTGGCTAAAGACAAAGGGGTTACCCCGAGTCAGCTGGCTTTAGCGTGGCTACTGGCTAAGGCCGAACACGTTATTCCGCTGTTCGGTACCAAAAAACGCCGTTATTTGTTGGATAACATTCAAGCGCTTGATG
Encoded here:
- a CDS encoding aldo/keto reductase gives rise to the protein MKTRQLGQNGPQVSALALGCMGMSEFYGSRDDGESLATLDLALEKGLNFWDTADIYGPHNNEKLLATALKGRRDQVFLASKFGIVRDANDAKKRGVNGRPEYVKSAIEGSLKRLGTEHLDLYYQHRMDPDVPVEETVGAMADLVKEGKVRFLGLSEVDAQTLARAHKEHPISAVQSEYSLWTRDPEKSVLASCQQLGVAFVAYSPLGRGFLSGAIRSIDDFEADDFRRFNPRFQGENFQRNLALVDAVNDLAKDKGVTPSQLALAWLLAKAEHVIPLFGTKKRRYLLDNIQALDVSLSPQELAAIDEVFPASAVAGSRYSAEVMKLLPQ
- a CDS encoding SDR family NAD(P)-dependent oxidoreductase encodes the protein MIDYQLSNKKAMVTGGASGIGLACAEALAASGAAIALWDLSQDALDTAKAKLAQYDVPCITVIADVSDPASVDAAMQATVAGLGGLDIAVNNAGIGGAAAKSGDYPIDSWDKVIAVNLSGVFYCQRAALQVMTKQKSGSIINMASVLGQVGIALSSAYVAAKHGVVGMTKSAALEHAEDGVRINSVGPAFIHTPLVDKTLSPEAQDFLASKHAMGRLGQPQEIGQLVAWLASDAASFATGTYYAVDGGYLAS
- a CDS encoding DUF2750 domain-containing protein; translated protein: MTQWQKSYDTFLARIQETGELWSLSCEEGWVICDSAEFEDTEVMPFWSSKAEAQRHCVEQWDDYQAERVSLADFVELWLPNLAEDDILVGPDWNDDLEGLEVEPGDLAESLLAQQ
- a CDS encoding COG4315 family predicted lipoprotein; translated protein: MKLLTTLAATLVLSPMLAMAAVPVMTHDSAKGKVLTDAKGMTLYTFDKDKKGISNCNGKCAEKWPPLMAKAGAMAEGDYSVIKRQDGSMQWAYKGWPLYYWVKDKKPGDVSGDGKGGKWHLVHP
- a CDS encoding LysR family transcriptional regulator; this translates as MDRLRTLAIFQRVSESRSFTQAAASLNLPRSTVTQAIQRLEGQIQTQLLLRTTRQVSLTNEGELFLAKARQLLAEWDELENLFGPQESVGGLLRIDLPSRLARLVVVPALSDFHQRYPDIQLHLSISDKPIDLVKEGVDAVLRAGELQDSSLIAKRLGKMPLVTLASPAYLAQFGTPQHPKALAGQQMVGYALPSSGRIEALEFKVNGKYEEVMLAHPLVTNGADAYMAAALAGFGLVQAPLYDVKAQIQNGQLTEVLADFPPNAMPLAILYPQKRHHSSRVKHFVDWLAALLQASEVVI
- a CDS encoding TonB-dependent hemoglobin/transferrin/lactoferrin family receptor; this encodes MKVPPRFALFALSLAVSQALATEQASNQAPQTSDGLEHILVQGQKAQLAKPDTAVTTINAQQISRTLSTDLSDVLRYEPGVTVTPNSRGGGGIGTINIRGLDGDRVKVLVDGVEMADTYTPTSSTYLNAGRNTLDVDALSQMQIVKGGDVSAGSGALGGVVAFKTKDPADFLDSNGNDSYLGLEGGYRSDSEQYTESGTLANRTGAVESLLIYTHRDGQETENHGGGSDISGSSRGAVDPGDTQSDNVLGKLIWYANSQNAFGVTAEHYEYQSDFDLYSESSSDEPEIQQDDVTRNHLGLYQVSTSATAFYDQLQWQVDYQKTRTKSYTLNPSSSNQYNRLYAQKGWQGKVDLSKQLGNHLLSYGLNYRYQKYQNLVHETASGTTTTSRFSPNATGDNYGLYLSDSWQLTDSFTLLPALRYDNYRYNADADQYVTTDWGTNKSNKLTAQLGMNWALTDVYSLYARYGSGFRAPSFENLYYYYEHSGSFGSYSYGYLIKPNPNLKPEESTFAELGLRMAGRYGYAQLAVYDNKYRNFIQQQYSLGASTEYPTGEFTTVNLNGVEIKGVELSGELELASVLSSQLTRGIVLSASAAYADGSYSSYEDASGNVTKNMPLDSISPMTIVAGVQYDAPGSDWGSSLHATWTAAKRQSDITSSSQWLATPSFTVLDTTAYYKPMANLKLSVGVFNLLDKKYWLWNQIRTLSDSSTNLDRYSQPGRNVRVNFKLSF